The Novosphingobium kaempferiae genome includes a window with the following:
- a CDS encoding trans-sulfuration enzyme family protein, producing the protein MKRTTGQDRSQTRNWRPATRAIRGGTWRSEMGETSEALFLTSGYSYDDAATVAARFQGEQDGMTYSRLQNPTVAMLEERIALLEGAEACRTQATGMAAMTAALLCQLSAGDHMVSARAAFGSCRWLGDHLLPRFGVEVTLVDAGDTAQWEAAIRPNTKVFFFETPANPTMGVADLAAIAEIAKAHGITTVVDNAFCSPALQRPMEFGIDVVAYSATKLMDGQGRVLAGAVCGSEQFINDVLLPFQRNTGPNLSPFNAWVVLKGLETLDLRARKQSENALALGKFMEDRVPTILHPWLDSHPAQALAMKQMDACGPIFSFVLDGGREQAHGLLDALQLIDISNNIGDSRSLMCHPASTTHHNMGPEGREAMGIGEGMLRINVGLEDIDDLIEDMDQALKAVGL; encoded by the coding sequence ATGAAACGCACCACCGGACAGGACCGCAGCCAGACCCGCAACTGGCGTCCCGCAACCCGCGCGATCCGCGGAGGCACCTGGCGCTCGGAAATGGGCGAGACCAGCGAGGCGCTGTTCCTGACCTCGGGCTACAGCTACGACGATGCCGCCACGGTCGCCGCCCGTTTCCAGGGTGAGCAGGACGGCATGACCTACTCGCGCCTGCAGAACCCGACGGTGGCGATGCTGGAGGAGCGCATCGCCCTCCTCGAAGGCGCGGAGGCGTGCCGCACGCAGGCCACCGGCATGGCGGCGATGACGGCGGCGCTGCTGTGCCAGCTTTCGGCGGGCGACCACATGGTGAGCGCGCGCGCCGCCTTCGGTTCGTGCCGCTGGCTGGGCGACCACCTGCTGCCGCGCTTCGGCGTGGAGGTGACGCTCGTCGATGCGGGCGACACGGCGCAGTGGGAGGCGGCGATCCGTCCGAACACCAAGGTATTCTTCTTCGAGACCCCAGCCAACCCGACGATGGGCGTGGCCGACCTTGCCGCCATCGCCGAGATCGCCAAGGCGCACGGCATCACCACGGTGGTCGACAATGCCTTCTGTTCGCCCGCGCTCCAGCGGCCGATGGAATTCGGCATCGACGTCGTGGCCTATTCGGCGACCAAGCTGATGGACGGGCAGGGCCGCGTGCTGGCCGGCGCCGTCTGCGGCTCGGAGCAGTTCATCAACGACGTGCTGCTGCCGTTCCAGCGCAACACCGGGCCGAACCTCTCGCCGTTCAACGCCTGGGTCGTGCTCAAGGGCCTCGAAACGCTGGACCTGCGCGCCAGGAAGCAAAGCGAGAACGCGCTGGCGCTGGGCAAGTTCATGGAAGATCGCGTGCCCACGATCCTGCATCCCTGGCTCGACAGCCACCCGGCGCAGGCGCTGGCGATGAAGCAGATGGACGCCTGCGGGCCGATCTTCTCCTTCGTGCTCGACGGCGGGCGCGAGCAGGCGCACGGCCTTCTCGACGCGCTGCAACTGATCGACATCTCGAACAACATCGGCGACTCGCGCTCGCTGATGTGCCACCCGGCCTCGACCACGCACCACAACATGGGGCCGGAAGGGCGCGAGGCCATGGGCATCGGCGAGGGCATGCTGCGCATCAACGTCGGGCTCGAGGATATCGACGATCTGATCGAGGACATGGACCAGGCGCTGAAGGCGGTGGGTCTCTGA
- the apaG gene encoding Co2+/Mg2+ efflux protein ApaG: MKELFQHSAITDGLTVRVAVNFLPEQSRIEAGKWFWVYHIRIENETDHTLQLMTRHWRITDATGKVDVVEGEGVVGEQPVLEPGRSHDYVSGCPLSTPQGSMEGYYTFRRDDGYEFRANIPFFPLAAPATAG; encoded by the coding sequence ATGAAGGAACTGTTCCAGCATAGCGCCATCACCGACGGCCTTACCGTTCGCGTCGCCGTCAATTTCCTGCCCGAGCAATCGCGCATCGAGGCGGGGAAGTGGTTCTGGGTGTACCATATCCGGATCGAGAACGAGACGGACCACACCCTCCAGCTCATGACCCGCCACTGGCGCATCACCGACGCCACCGGCAAGGTCGACGTGGTGGAGGGAGAGGGCGTCGTCGGCGAACAGCCGGTGCTCGAACCCGGCCGCAGCCACGACTACGTCTCGGGCTGCCCGCTTTCGACGCCGCAGGGCTCGATGGAGGGGTACTACACCTTCCGCCGTGACGACGGGTACGAGTTCCGGGCCAACATCCCGTTCTTCCCGCTCGCCGCGCCCGCCACCGCAGGCTGA